DNA from Syntrophorhabdaceae bacterium:
AATCATGACGCTTATGTTTCCCTGAGATATGGCAACTGTTGATATCCTCACATTTTCACCTATCACTATAGTCCCTGTCTTTTCATCTACCACAATCTTTGCCAGCATATCAGGCTTTACATCCATATTTTCTATGACGGATAGAAATTTTACAGGATTTTCCTTCATATCGTCGGGGATCTTCACATGGACTGTGCCGCCATCCTTGGCATAAGAGATGCCATTATAGAGGGAATTTATACGCTCCTCTATCCTTCTGGCAGTTGTAAAATCAGGCATCTTAAGGGATATTACTATGGATTCAGTCTTTACAAACTCATAGCCTATCTCTCTTTCTATGGTGGCACCATTGGGTATCCTTCCAGCAGTAGGATGGTTTTTCTGCATAGTAGCCCCTGCACCTCCGGCACTAAAACCGCCTACTAAAAGAGGACCCTGGGCTACTGCATATACCTCACCGTCTGCGCCCTTTAAGGGTGTCAAGAGCAAGACGCCGCCTGTAAGGCTTGTAGCATCACCGATAGACGATACAGTTACATCTATGGTATTGCCGATCTTACTAAAAGGCGGAAGATTTGCCGTCACAACGACTGCTGCAATATTTTTTACCTTCGTGGCATTAGGGTCAACCTTGATCCCCATCTTCTCCAGCATATTGGCAAGAGACTGGGTAGTAAATATGGTATTTGCCTTATCCCCTGTGCCATTTAAACCTATAACAAGACCGTATCCTATAAGCTGGTTTGACCTTACCCCATCTATATAACCCAATTCTTTTATCCTTGCTCCATGGGAATTGTTGGGGATTGACATAAAGACCGCCAAAAAAATGACATATAATATTAAATAACAAAACCTGCTACTTTTAATTTTTAATCTTTCTAACAGATTCTCTATCTTTTTATTACACATGGCACGCCTCTCCATTTTTTACCTTAAAATGGCCAGAAGAGATCAAGAAGTCTCGCAAACCAGCCTGGTGACTGTTTCTCAGAGATGACACCAACTCCGGCAAGAATTATCTTTGCATCTGCCACCTGTGTAGAATATACTGAATTGTCTGCTGCAATATCCTTAGGCCTTATAATGCCCTGCAACAACATCTCCTTACGCTCATTATTAAGGGTGATCTCCCTTTTTCCTTCTACGGCAAGATTTCCATTTGGCATAACCTCTACTACCTTGGCTGAAAGGGTTGCCATAATAGAGCCGTCTCTGACGGTTTCACCTTCGCCCTTGAAATCATTCTTTGTAGTGGCTGTCACAAGTTTATCAGGACTTATAAAACCCCTGCCTCCTTGATTATATTCCATACCAAGAAAATTAGGTATCCCAAGGTTTACATTTGCCCCTGACCTCTTAAGGTCTGTTGTTGCCTTTTCATTGGATTTTGTTGATTCCACTATCTTTATAGTAAGAATATCACCTATCCTTGCTGCCCTGCCATCTGCAAAGAAATTATTTGTGCCTCT
Protein-coding regions in this window:
- a CDS encoding flagellar basal body P-ring protein FlgI, with protein sequence MSIPNNSHGARIKELGYIDGVRSNQLIGYGLVIGLNGTGDKANTIFTTQSLANMLEKMGIKVDPNATKVKNIAAVVVTANLPPFSKIGNTIDVTVSSIGDATSLTGGVLLLTPLKGADGEVYAVAQGPLLVGGFSAGGAGATMQKNHPTAGRIPNGATIEREIGYEFVKTESIVISLKMPDFTTARRIEERINSLYNGISYAKDGGTVHVKIPDDMKENPVKFLSVIENMDVKPDMLAKIVVDEKTGTIVIGENVRISTVAISQGNISVMIKEDQKVSQPLPFAPPTAQTVVTPDTKIRAEEDKGKLFVVEGDVTIRELVNALNAVGVSTREMISILQTIKAAGALHAELEII
- a CDS encoding flagellar basal body L-ring protein FlgH; the encoded protein is MNRLSHKTCYSFRFKVVIDSLLSILCVFSILILWGCNTTNYTSRIKGEEFYIDDTFKHSEPQKKVSKNNTGTIWPGERGTNNFFADGRAARIGDILTIKIVESTKSNEKATTDLKRSGANVNLGIPNFLGMEYNQGGRGFISPDKLVTATTKNDFKGEGETVRDGSIMATLSAKVVEVMPNGNLAVEGKREITLNNERKEMLLQGIIRPKDIAADNSVYSTQVADAKIILAGVGVISEKQSPGWFARLLDLFWPF